The DNA window TTTAGTCACTCTCTTAAGCGCTGCTCTTTTCTAGCCCGTTGGAAACACCGTTttagctgctgctgcagacatAATTTACAGGGtgaattgtgtgcatgtgttatcGCTCATACTTTTTTGATATATGcaatatgcatgcatatgcaataCATGCTAAACGATTGCACTGCATTGTCAGACGTTAGATTTACAGTAAATTGGTGCTGTTAAAGGatcatatgtatgtatattattgCTGTAATTACTGTTACCGTTGTTATTATGATTGATTATCACACTTTGACAATATTTACTTCGAAGTATGTCATGCCAATCAAGCAATTTAAATTTGAGTGCAGTTTTTATTCTCGCCGGCAGATGGCAGATATCTAGCCGTTTGGTAGGTAACTCCATCCGCGAGAGACGAAGGTCCGTCCGCTCTTGCTGTCACCCAGTGAAGATGGCGGACACAGAGGTGGAGAGTGAGTCGAAAACGGCCGATAACGATGATTTTCAGACTCTGAAGGTACTTACATTTACAGTGTTGCGACGTGCAGTCTTCTATCAGCTCTGGAGTTATATACGgtatatgcatttgtttgatCCGTGTGTTGTTGcctgcttatttattttatagaaatggttttgcatTGTTTCTCTATAGCTACTCCTCTCAATTGTTAACCAGCTGTCCAAACCAGCTATGTATTGTGCGGACGCGTTACTATAACAACCTCGTTAGCTTGCTTGCTGGTTATCACTGACTTGCATTTTTACTGAAAGGGACGCTGGCCTAACATTGTAACTTTAGGTAACGTTATGTAGACACATAACGAAATTACTCTTCTCGATTAACAGATTTATTTGCTTGTGGACGAAGTTGCATCGATTTTGTGATAGGCTATTTTCTTTATAGCCAGTTCGCTAATTCCAAGCTAAACTCTAGCTTTAATTAAGAATCTGAACGCTAAACTCAGAGGTCCACACGGACCAGAGCCGTTGTGCTGCTGTGTCCTACACCGCTCTCTTTTGTCGATGTTTTGATCTCTAATCTTCTAAAAATTAAATTGTTGGTGTGAACACCCGGTCTTTCAGTTAAGAGTGTACTACAAAAAATAGTGTTGAGATCGTATGTGGAGATCGAGGTTTAGGTATGCCTGTGCAGTCGGATAGCAACACAGACGGGAGGGAGGGTATCCCGTTGCCGGAGATCTGGTCCTCTTCGGGCGTTGTCACTAGGGTTACTGAGACGCGGGCGGAGAGACTCTAAATGACATACCTGCGGTTTCTACGAGTTAACTGAAAGTGAGAAATGTGCGCGCGGTGGAGGTGTTGTATTGGGGTCTGATGTACTGAGTTGCTTTGCAGATAAAGACTGCCCCTCCCGTTGTCTTCGTCCTCACACCATTGGGACGGCACCTGAGTAGGGTGGGGCAAAAGCCTGCGTCCAGTGCCCTGTGTTTATTGGAGGAAAATATtattgggtggggtggggggtggaatcCCTAGCTAACAGAGGAAGCAACAACGCCTAAGGCAGTGGTAACcaagcctgttcctggagatcaacttggttttcatttcaaccttaatttggcaaGTCTGATTCTAGTAATGAACAGCTTAATGAGAtttctggctgttgaatgagatatgactttgttagggttggagtgaaaacctgcaggatggtaggcTAACAGGTTTTCGGTCAATTTGAGAGCCCAGGAAAGGCCCTTCTTTGGCACAATATTTGCCGTTTGGATTAACCTTTCCCCTTTAAACAGACATAAACAGGTTTACATAGATTTAATTTAAGAGATTTTCTTGTGTAGTATCGTACGTAGGTGCTCTCAGCTGAATGAAACTAATCGAGAGCAGAAAGACTTGGGACAGTGTGTTTAGCATTGAGGTCTTTTAAAGGGACAATGTGTTTAGCAGTGAGGTCTTTTAAAGAGACAATGTGTTTAGCAGTGAGGTCTTTTAAAGAGACAATGTGTTTAGCAGTGAGGTCTTTTAAAGGGACAATGTGTTTAGCACTGAGGCCTTTTAAAGGGACAATGTGTTTAGCAGTGAGGTCTTTTAAAGGGACAATGTGTTTAGCATTGAGGTCTTTTAAAGAGACAATGTGTTTAGCAGTGAGGTCTTTTAAAGGGACAATGTGTTTAGCACTGAGGCCTTTTAAACGGACAATGTGTTTAGCAGCACATTCCAGCTCTGTTGACAGGGTTGTTGGCTAGCCCTGTCTGCAGGAAGTGCTTGAGCCTGGGTGAGCGTAATGTCTCAGGGTCCATATGCCCTCTGTATGACCTTCTCTGCTCTCACTTCCATGCTAACATCAGCGTAAGACATTGTTGCTTGGAAACCATCAGCAAGTTCAGTTGTTTGGGTCACTGAAGCTCCTGGCAGACAGTAGGCCTATTTGTAACTACGTCACTAAGATCTCATGCAGCGAGAATCAGGTAGCCAGGCTTGTCCAGGACCTGCACAcagagcagtgcatgctgggatgttgtCTGCTTTAATTAATGAGGGGGTAATAGATTTATATGCCAATTTTGAGTCTGTGCTACATTTGCACTTAGgccttctcttttctttttccgcACtaaagtggggtggggtgtgaaaatgtacacattCTCACTTATGTAAATATAATCTTAAAACATGTTTAGTGATTAGGTCATTTGAGGTATTACTGTAGATTTGAAGACTGAGTTTCATCTTATTTCTCAGAAATCTGGAAGCCAAATAAGGAACTGTTGCTAAGCAATTTCTTGGGCAACCAGGCAACCATAAAGAGCCAAAGTGGCTTAGCATTAGCCTAATACCTACAGTATGTTctgtgttttggaaaaaaataggCTGTTACCATGGATGTGACATTGCTCACTCACTCTGGAACAGAGTGTATTTGTGCAAGCTGTTCTTAGGGCCATTTTACACATGAACTTTTGATCACGTGTTTCTacaatacaaaagaaaatgggtTTGTTTTGAGCTGTATGTGGATCATGACCTATATTTAACTCagtattaatgtactgtagtgtgcagtgtgtatatactgtattaacctcctctctcagtgcagtgataaTGTTCAGTAGTGTGCAGTGAGTGCGCACATATATTAAGTCACTCTTTGCAGTGTTAATTTCTCTCTGTTCTATAGGAACTTGTGGACCAGCTCTATTATTTCAGGGACCACTATTTTGAAACACACAGTGTGGAGGATGCTGTGAGGAAGCAGAATGATGTCACGTTGGAAATGGAGAAGATTCTGAAGAGACTGGAAGAGAAAGAAGGTGGGACTCCAGTCACCAATATagccctctcacacacaccatctctctttctctctctcacacacacacacacactcacactcatctctttctccctcacacacactcacacacatctctctttctctctcacacacactcatctctgtctcacacactcacattttcacattgtctttcaattcaataatgctttattggcatgactgtAAATTAACGATATTGCCAATGCAATGTCTTGTCTTTCttccctgcacccccccccccagagaggtACAGACACAGTGCGGAGTTCCTCCTGCTGCGGGGCCGGTGTCTGAGTGTGGCCGCGGGGTTCAGTGTGCAGGCTGAGGAGAGTCTGTCCCGGGCCGTGAAGCTAGACCCGGGGCTGGTGGAGGGCTGGAACACCCTGGGGGAGCAGTACTGGAGGAAGGGGGATCTGATCGGTGCCAAAACCTGTTTTACTGGGGCTCTGCAGCAGGTCTGTCACAGCAGGGGTCCcagcatacagtcacacactcgcacactcacgcactcacacccATAACctcacaaactcatgcactcacacactcatacaatcACACAttgacactcacacaccatcatttatgcattacagtatgcttttctgtaaattttcaaatgcttcccccattttttctgtttggaaTCATAGGCTGCATTGTCCTGCTTGGCTTCCAGCtgcatctttctttctctctccctctccctccccccccattcctcccatccctctctctcagtgtaagAATAAGGTGTCCCTGCGCAGCCTGTCCATGGTGTTGCGGCAGctgccaggagggggcgctgaGGAGCAGGGGCAGAGGGTGCTGGAGAGTGTGGATATGGCTCGTCAGGCCGTGCAGCTCGACGTCACTGACGGCATGTCCTGGTGTGAGTCTGCCGGAGGAGAGGGCTATCTGGGGCAGTTTGGTGGTAGATCTGGGGCAGTTTGGTGGTAGATTTGGGCGCAGGTTGGTGGTAGATTTGGGGGCAGGTTGGTGGTAGATTTAGGGTAGTTTGGTGGTAGATTTGGGGTAATTTGGTTGTAGATTTGGGGGCTGATTGGTGGTGGATTTGGGGAAGTTTTGTGGTGGATTTGGGGTAGTTTTGGGCAGGTTTATGGGTAGCTTGACGATGTCTGTTTTTCAGATGTACTGGGGAACGCCTACATCTCCCTCTTCTTCACCAGTGGACAGAACCCCCAGGTTTCACAGCAGGCAATGAGTGCCTATGCACAGGCTGTGAGTactttcacacacgcacacacacacactctcacacacgcatacagactaTTTACACAAACAGACTgagtattcacacacacacacacactcagaatctgacctcctctctgtgctgcaggagaaaGTGGACATAACCGCCTCGTCCAACCCTGACTTACACTTCAACAGAGCCACGGTAACACTGCCCCCTtattcctctctcactccctctctcccccatgcCCTTCTCATCACCCTCTTATCAAACTCATCCTTCtttctccccatccctctccctcatctTCTCTCAATCATCTTTCTCCCCTCATCCCTCActcagtccctctctccccatcgcCTTCTGATCaccctcatccctctctcattACCCTCTCATCACCCTCATCCTTCTTTCCCCCCTATCCCTCTGTCTGTCATCTGTCTCCCtcatccttctctccctctctcctttcagaGTCATGGCTGAGTGCTTCCTGTCTCTGAGTTCTCTCTGCTGTGTTCAAGGTTACAGTCATTCTGGTTGGTTATTCTGACAGGGTACAGTTCTGACAGTAATCCTCCAGCAGAGGCAGGTGCTGGTGAAAACCACAGTCAGTGTGTGACGGAACAAGATTATTTGTGTAGAGCACGATTTTAATCTAATTTTGAATCGCAGGACCGCCAGACAGGTCCTGAGGAACTGCAAACTTGTTGGTCTAACGGTGGAATAGTGCTTGGCTTTCTCAACCTGACTTTCCCATTGCTGAGTTTGTATTAAACTCTTTCCTGTCGCTGTGAATCtaaaatgtgctgtactgtggcACCTTTGAGCAGAAGCTGGTCTGTGTCTTTCAGCTCTTCCAGTATGAAGAGATGTACGGGTCAGCGCTGGCTGGGTTCAGCCGGGCCGCAGCCCTGGATCCAGCTTGGGCAGAacctccagagagagagagacagctgctGGACTACCTGGAGCGGTTGACCATCCTCATCAGCAATAAGGCATGCTGGGACTGGAGGGTACTCACACCTGCAGCGATGCATTGAGGCTCTTGTGCTGTGCCTGCAGTGACTCTTAACATCCGCAccctctgcctcctccctcactccttcctccctctatctgtccctctttccatcccttcctcccctccctccccctcccctcccctcccctcccctccccccctctccgtctccctccctctctctgtgcagggTAAGGTGAAAGCGCGCAGGCTGAGGTCGATGTTGTCGTCTCTATGCCCGTCTGCGCTGGGCCCCTGCTCCTCCCCGCAGTTCCGCTCCCCTGCAGGCCGCGTGGGAAGCCTGGAGCCCCGGTGCCTGTCTGCCCTGGCTCACGGCCTCAACCCTGGGGCAGCTGCACTGGGGAAGGTGGTGTTCAGCCTTGCTCCAGAGGGACGCATGGCCTTGTGAGTGCATTACATCACGTCGCCGCTCTTTGTGATTGGTACTCTCCAGTGAAGAGTCAGGCCTCTTACTGGGAAGTATGCGGTTGTAAGGCTGGTTCTCTGTCGCCGGCAGCACCTTTGGGATGGTGGACGGTGAGGAGAACTGCTGTGCGGTGATGGTCTACAACACAGCCGACAGCTGGGGCGTCCTGATCGGTGACACTGTGGTCATCCCCGAACCGCAGGTCAAACGACACAGTGTCACACACAACGGGCAGGTCAGCATCTGCACGCGCACACTGGATTAAAcgcacactatatatatatataaccctaaccctacaacTTGCTGTCCTATTTGTACGTTTAGAAGAGCACACTGCTCCGTTTGTCCtcctcaccatctctctctccctccctccctcccctgcagTCGTTTGACTTCCGCAGTATCCGTGTCGACTCTCCGTTGCTCCTCATTGTGAACGGGAAGAAGCAGGCCGCCCGAAGCCAGACCGCCGCCTCAGTCAGTTACAGACCGCAGAGcgagtgagggggcggggctcccagccccagagtgagtgagggggcggggctcccagccccagagtgagtgagggggcggggctcccagccccagagtgagtgagggggcggggctcccagccccagagtgagtgagggggcggggctcccagCCCCAGAGcgagtgagggggcggggctccaggaCCCAGAGTGAGTGGGACAGGGTTGGGGGGCttctgagggggtggggctccAGAGTGACTTGGGGGTGGTGGAAAATGGGGGGTGTTTGCAGGGgggtttgttttgaaatggtaTAGTAAGCCAGATCATAACGGAGGAAAGTGTGAGAGGGGCAAATGGatagggagagggggaggccCGCAGGAGAGGCTGAGTGAAACCTTTGAGATGGATACTGGGACAAAGTGAGTGAAAAAGGGGTGGAAGGCAGAGGGAGATATAGACTGAATGAAGAGAGTAAAGCagtgtacattttgtttttatattctttttgtaaatattctttttttgttgttggggTTGTTTGCTTTTGTATGAAAAGAAGGTTGATGTCTGAATTTTCTTCGGATGAATTAAAAGCCTGTTTCTATTCTGCTTGTCTGTTCCTTAATTTGAAATCTCAGAACTTTAGTGATGACAGAGAGTAAAACAGTAGGAGGAGCCTCTTACTGTTACTGACTGCAGTACTGCCAGCCTCCTCTGCAGATGATGAGTCCCGACAGCTCCACAAACAGGGAGCTAGTCACAAGCCCTAGGGGGGCGCTAGAGAGCTCAAGCAACAGGACAGCACCTCAGCATTACTGTGATACGCACAACACACTGTGGCCATGCTAGCTCTTCTGTCACACTGCTGTAAATGCATATCAGCCTTTCACTGCTTCATACCTGAGTGTCATACACACTATGGCCCTGTGAAGTGTCTTCAGGTGTAACTCTGGTAACCTTTCTGAGCCCTAAGACTGAGACAGTGAGCACAAAGcaggctgaggaagaggagcacaCGAACACGCTTCACAAATCCAGCCTGTATTTGCATAACGCAGCGGAACAGCGCCTGCCTCACTGCTTCCTGGGAAAGGCTCGGGCCTTGGGGTGGGGAGGCGTGCTGAAGTGGAAAAAGCCCCTGGCGTTGTTTGGGTCCAGAGAGGAGAAGAGCCTGTCTCCGTCACAGCCAGGGAACTGGGGGCTGCTGCCGGGAGAGGCTGGTCTGCCCGCCcctggggaggagggaggcaAACCAGCCCTGCTTTGAGACCACAGGCATTTTGCCACGTTATGTTACAGTAATTACACTGTGTTGTGTTAGTCATTACGTTACAGTTATCACATTACATTAGTCATTACATCTATTACAGCATAGCCATTACATGCATAACCATCATATTCCATCCATTACATGGCACATTACAGTAATTATGCTCCATGACATCAAATTTCATGTAATAGGGGGGTTGTTGGTCTGACCTGTGCTGTACTGGGGGGGTGCGACtcgcccgtctctctcccccaccatGTTGCGCAGCCTCAGTGAATCATACAGGCCTTGCAGCTTCTGATACTGTCTGTTCCTCTCCATCAACCGCTCTGACACATCACTGTACTTCCTCTTGTACTCCTCcatcacctgcagcacagacacgcagcaCTCACACTAATACACAATcgcctgcagcacagacacacaccactcacactaATACACCAtcacctgcagcacaaacacacagcacttacactaATACACCATCACctgaagcacagacacagcactcgCATTAATACACCAtcacctgcagcacaaacacacagcacttacactaATATACCATCACttgaagcacagacacagcactcgCATTAATACACcatcacctgcagcacagacacagcactcacacaaatacaccatcacctgcagcacagacacacagcacttacactaATATACcatcacctgcagcacagacacacagcacttacactaATACACcatcacctgcagcacagacacacagcaatCACAGTAATACACcatcacctgcagcacagacacatagCACTTACACTAATACACcataacctgcagacacacaccatcacagcacTATGCTCATTTGTAAGCTGTTCAAGCTGttcttgaatttttatttttgcaaagtaGTGGTCTGTGACGGACACGTGATGAAGATGCCGAGCGGACAGAATCGTCCTCCATTGATCACATGCTTGTTTAAACATTCACAGTAATTGGGAATTTTCTCCAGTGAAATATTGGCATTTAAGAATAAAATCTTGAATGTCATCCAGTCACTACtctaatttttaaatgttgatcTAATGTTATCTTCTTTGCATACTTTATTGTTCAATTGCAAgttgtgcaaaataaattcaatccATCAGTATGCTGTGTATCAGGCAGAAACTGCTTCACTCGTTCActcagacatgcttttcattgtatttcttccatccatgttcactttccttatTGACTCTCacatattagatcaactaattgcttttataaatgtctcaattagaaactcagttGTACGATCAGCCActtcactgtgctgctggagtgCCTATAGAGTGCCCCCTGGAGGACAACCAtagaaatacaagtttaaatctcTGCAGGTCACCCGGTGGAACAAACTGGTGGCCTTACTTATAATGGGCAGTTATGTGGCGGTACTATGGGGAAGTAACAGGAGCAGAAACAGGACCTTTTTGAGTGAAGTGATCTCCCCTCGCATGGCGTTGAGCTCCAGCTCTCTGGTCTGATTCTGCTGGGCCAGCAGCTTCTCCATCTGTTTCACCTGAGCATCTGCCCGAGAGAGACTGTACTCCTGATACAAGCGCTCCTGCTGCACctgcaatgcacacacacacacacacacacacacacacagactgtactCCTGATACAAGCGCTCCTGCTGCACctgcaatgcacacacacacacacacacacacagactgtactCCTGATACAAGCGCTCCTGCTGcacctgcaatacacacacacacacacacacacacacacacacacacagactgtactCCTGATACAAGTGCTCCTGCTGCACctgcaatgcacacacacacacacacacacacacacagactgtactCCTGATACAAGCGCTCCTGCTGCACctgcaatgcacacacacacacacacacacacacacacacagactgtactCCTGATACAAGTGCTCCTGCTGCACctgcaatgcacacacacacacacacacacacacacagactgtactCCTGATACAAGTGCTCCTGCTGcacctgcaatacacacacacacacacacacacacacagactgtactCCTGATACAAGTGCTCCTGCTGCACctgcaatgcacacacacacacacacacacacacacagactgtactCCTGATACAAGTGCTCCTGCTGcacctgcaatacacacacacacacacacacacacagactgtactCCTGATACAAGTGCTCCTGCTGcacctgcaatacacacacacacacacacacacagactgtactCCTGATACAAGTGCTCCTGCTGcacctgcaatacacacacacagtcacacacacacacagactgtactcctgatacaagcacacacacctggtatGTCCAGAAGGCGAGAGCTCGGCCGCTGATGTCCAGTACGGTTTCGGGCCTCAGGCCAGCCAGCACCATGGCCTTGTACTCCTCAGAGGGGGCCAGCTCCGTGCGCACGATGTCCAGCTTCCCCGAGAGCGCTGAGGAGCAGGCGGGACAGATAGCGGGAGAGCGGCTGAACTCACCCGAGCCGTGCTGGTCACAGAACGCGTGCGAGCATGCCGTCACCCAGGCAAAGCCCGTCAGAACCGCCCGACACTTGGGGAAATTACACAGGAGGGAGTCCTCGCACATGGACATGTCTGACAATCACACAGGAGAGCATCAAAATCACACAGGAGAGAGTCAAAATCACACAGGAGAGAGTCAAAATCACACAGGAGAGAGTCAAAATCACACAGGAGAGAGTCAAAATCACACAGGAGAGAGTCCTCACACATGGACATCTCTGAGGGGGGACAACACACTATCACAAACATTATGCAAAACACCATATCACACAATCAAACACTACAGGCGCATCACAAACTAAACACTACACGTATCACATtcaccaacatacacacaattaGCATAGCTATACAGTAAACATAGTGTCTGTCATTTAGCTGTAACCTGTGATACAACCAGACGTGAATCTTATGAACAGGAATGGCAGGCCCATATTGCTGAGCATTGGGGGCCCCGAGGGCCGAGTTTCGGGAAACAGGATGACAGTGGAAGTCGGTCAGAGGGGATCCATGGGGTTTTCTGTCTAGGTAGGGCCTGCTTAGTCTCTAGAATCGCctcacacagcaaaaacaagtTAAAGCCCAAAAGACAATTTGGACCGTTTTTCGTGGTTGCGTTCTGGCCATCTGTAATAATACACAGACTAACAAAACCATCAGTTTTACTGCAGTCTGGCCCATTCTAGTGAAGCTCAATACGTGCTTCTGTCGCAAGTCACAAATTTATGCTGCGACGCCAGTTTACAATACATTCAGGCAACCATGTAACGCATAAATTAGTGATAATTGTAATAGCCTActtttaagtaaaaaaacaacGTCTGAGCCAATGCTTTGAAAAATCACTGCAACTTTGAAACGGTTTGTTCTTTCAAATGTAAGCCTCTATTTCACTCTTACGCGGAATGACATGAAATGAACGTTCGGTCGAGAAAAAACAACTAACGTTGATTAGCTAGACTATCACAGCTAGCAATCTTAGTTCAAAAGTTGCGCCATAATTTGGCAAAATTACTGA is part of the Anguilla anguilla isolate fAngAng1 chromosome 7, fAngAng1.pri, whole genome shotgun sequence genome and encodes:
- the ttc5 gene encoding tetratricopeptide repeat protein 5 — translated: MADTEVESESKTADNDDFQTLKELVDQLYYFRDHYFETHSVEDAVRKQNDVTLEMEKILKRLEEKEERYRHSAEFLLLRGRCLSVAAGFSVQAEESLSRAVKLDPGLVEGWNTLGEQYWRKGDLIGAKTCFTGALQQCKNKVSLRSLSMVLRQLPGGGAEEQGQRVLESVDMARQAVQLDVTDGMSWYVLGNAYISLFFTSGQNPQVSQQAMSAYAQAEKVDITASSNPDLHFNRATLFQYEEMYGSALAGFSRAAALDPAWAEPPERERQLLDYLERLTILISNKGKVKARRLRSMLSSLCPSALGPCSSPQFRSPAGRVGSLEPRCLSALAHGLNPGAAALGKVVFSLAPEGRMAFTFGMVDGEENCCAVMVYNTADSWGVLIGDTVVIPEPQVKRHSVTHNGQSFDFRSIRVDSPLLLIVNGKKQAARSQTAASVSYRPQSE
- the LOC118231272 gene encoding E3 ubiquitin-protein ligase CCNB1IP1, whose translation is MSMCEDSLLCNFPKCRAVLTGFAWVTACSHAFCDQHGSGEFSRSPAICPACSSALSGKLDIVRTELAPSEEYKAMVLAGLRPETVLDISGRALAFWTYQVQQERLYQEYSLSRADAQVKQMEKLLAQQNQTRELELNAMRGEITSLKKVMEEYKRKYSDVSERLMERNRQYQKLQGLYDSLRLRNMVGERDGRVAPPQYSTGAGRPASPGSSPQFPGCDGDRLFSSLDPNNARGFFHFSTPPHPKARAFPRKQ